The following coding sequences lie in one Xiphophorus maculatus strain JP 163 A chromosome 4, X_maculatus-5.0-male, whole genome shotgun sequence genomic window:
- the mindy2 gene encoding ubiquitin carboxyl-terminal hydrolase MINDY-2, which yields MEKNANLHRDTEVTSVCGSIAGEMGDATVAGDVKGAVDKLKNSEAPLSTLDNAPCDTSASNATSPSCDGCVQSAVPEVIEVPPVREDPEENAEAIPSLLRCEDQVSNGMDQDSEQAAEDSQGGASKLVNNKAGSLSSSPAGDSIHVKAEFAACGESEQTKLAKPTALCPDSANAADRKSGQSGDHTLSEGLPSGSDPDPSLGGESRSIDSLESFSNLNSCPSSEGLDDRGLALALQSEYASDGTKTSCAKDRAAGQSIYHIKWIKWREENTPIITQNENGPCPLLAIMNVLLLAWKVKIPPMMEIITAEQLMEYLGDYILETKPKEISEVQRLNYEQNMSDAMAVLHKLQTGLDVNVKFTGVRVFEYTPECIVFDLLDIPLYHGWLVDPQMHDIVKAVGNCSYNQLVEKIISCKQSDNSELAGEGIVAEQFLSSTATQLTYHGLCELTSTVQEGELCVFFRNNHFSTMIKYKGQLYLLVTDQGFLTEEKVVWESLHNVDGDGNFCDSEFRLRPPSDPETVYRGQQDQIDQDYLMALSLQQEQQSQDLQWEQLPEGISDLELAKKLQEEEDRRASQYYQEQEQEQAAAAVAAQAQAQEPVEGSEVDRGGAPASSAAAAASGAGASPASGATSSPGKQPSETPPVSLRTGQTACGRRRTTTTTMERRY from the exons atggagaaaaatgcaAACCTGCATCGAGACACTGAGGTGACCTCTGTGTGTGGCTCTATTGCGGGCGAAATGGGCGACGCCACGGTCGCGGGCGACGTGAAAGGAGCAGTCGACAAATTAAAGAATAGTGAAGCGCCTCTCAGTACTTTGGATAACGCTCCTTGTGATACCAGCGCCTCAAATGCTACTTCTCCGAGCTGCGATGGATGTGTTCAGAGCGCCGTGCCGGAGGTTATCGAGGTCCCCCCTGTGCGGGAGGATCCGGAGGAGAACGCCGAGGCGATCCCGTCGCTGTTGAGGTGCGAGGATCAGGTCAGTAACGGGATGGACCAGGACTCGGAGCAGGCAGCAGAAGACAGCCAGGGAGGTGCCTCAAAGTTAGTAAACAACAAAGCCGGCAGCCTGTCCTCATCTCCCGCTGGAGACAGCATACATGTAAAGGCTGAGTTTGCAGCCTGTGGAGAAAGTGAGCAGACAAAACTTGCCAAACCGACTGCTCTGTGTCCGGACAGCGCAAACGCAGCGGACCGCAAATCTGGACAGTCCGGCGATCACACCTTATCGGAAGGACTGCCGAGTGGGAGTGACCCCGACCCGAGCCTCGGTGGAGAGTCTCGGAGCATAGATTCACTCGAGTCGTTCTCCAACCTCAACTCGTGTCCAAGCTCAGAGGGGCTGGATGACAGGGGACTGGCCTTGGCCTTGCAGAGCGAGTACGCTTCCGACGGGACAAAGACCTCCTGCGCTAAGGACCGAGCCGCTGGCCAGTCCATATACCACATTAAGTGGATCAAATGGAGGGAGGAAAACACGCCGATCATCACTCAAAACGAGAATGGACCCTGTCCATTACTGGCAATCATGAATGTCCTTCTGCTTGCATGGAAG GTTAAAATACCACCTATGATGGAAATTATAACTGCTGAGCAACTGATGGAGTATCTTG GCGACTACATCCTGGAAACCAAACCTAAGGAGATATCAGAGGTTCAGCGGCTGAACTATGAACAA aacaTGAGTGACGCCATGGCAGTGCTGCACAAGCTGCAGACGGGTCTGGACGTAAACGTGAAGTTCACAGGCGTGCGAGTGTTTGAGTACACCCCAGAATGCATTGTGTTTGACCTTCTCGACATCCCTCTTTACCACGGCTGGCTTGTTGACCCCCAG ATGCACGACATTGTGAAGGCAGTGGGCAACTGCAGCTACAACCAGCTGGTGGAGAAGATAATATCCTGCAAACAGTCAGACAACAGCGAGCTGGCAGGGGAAG GCATCGTGGCAGAGCAGTTTCTGAGCAGTACGGCCACTCAGCTGACGTACCACGGCTTATGCGAGCTCACCTCCACTGTGCAGGAGGGAGAGCTCTGTGTCTTTTTCAGGAACAACCACTTCAGCACCATGATCAAATACAAG GGTCAGCTGTACCTTCTGGTTACAGACCAGGGTTTCCTGACGGAGGAGAAGGTCGTCTGGGAGAGTCTGCACAACGTCGATGGAGACGGAAACTTCTGCGATTCAGAGTTCAGGTTGCGGCCTCCGTCCGATCCAGAGACAGTGTACCGTGGACAGCAGGATCAGATAGACCAG gacTATCTGATGGCGCTCTccctgcagcaggagcagcaaaGCCAGGACCTGCAGTGGGAGCAGCTCCCCGAAGGCATCAGTGACTTGGAGCTGGCCAAGAAGCTTCAAGAGGAGGAGGACCGACGAGCGTCGCAATACTACCAGGAGCAAGAGCAGGAGCAAGCAGCGGCTGCAGTGGCTGCACAGGCTCAAGCACAG GAGCCAGTTGAAGGAAGTGAGGTGGACAGAGGAGGAGCCCCAGCAagctcagctgcagcagcagcatctggggCCGGGGCCTCACCTGCAAGCGGGGCCACATCCAGCCCGGGAAAACAGCCATCAG AGACACCACCGGTCTCCCTGCGAACTGGACAGACAGCGTGCGGCCGCCGCAGGACGACGACGACGACAATGGAGAGACGTTACTGA